Proteins found in one Xenopus laevis strain J_2021 chromosome 1L, Xenopus_laevis_v10.1, whole genome shotgun sequence genomic segment:
- the kiaa2026.L gene encoding uncharacterized protein KIAA2026, which produces MQVDRQSNLHSSLNLREKTSIAVTSKGHSEVEDDKRALCTSTRRRCITRGLANSNTAAAESVMVQAQRQEEFLKSKEEKRLREQERREVEEACQKEAEEWERNLLALSKPTSIKTMWEIPAIGHFLCLAQQILNLPEIVFYELERCLLMPQCNVFLSKIMTSLLSTPHRRPTLHRRPNLPYKEWERALGQRIQQWYTMIGQAENPDHCAEKLGLCSQFFMVLGEINPLEKTAFHELPFYQKVWLLKGLCDFVYETQSEVQDAVLGQPIHECRELILGYDSQENAYIHFPQFCGADVRVYKQRPFRAPEYPVPPVKVKRALKSRLVRAKCKFSNKCNGDLRTAKKVLPEIYKACFQSCERQEHCHEKPQVENCSSTVQDAKIICETKAHLPCNTTETVCFKENVEKPISPGEVVGYGEPLSPGEIRVLEDVNKYGEATRGKSEFSPLKENAFKTCQIHVNKNHTDSPDVICHQVAMDKILDSSLLNHKKLKLGRIRAKKKKNKKFKDVINDYLHVKCDNLQLHKFRSLKTEIQSKLYFTKKRAKHKKHKSGKNTVFKKTVTKKRKTTTNSPTAPEFQLVCTNLDELRELIKKIEGELKVLETNKKKSEKWYFRRQGVKELHSTLVRLLNELLPWEPKLQKAFQKHRARLKKDFDDFKKLPEYRNFTREHGSCEEYEASKSPSSATSTPAICHQNILKDDKLDTPKLKEMDAHERDKLTKNESLIRDLSPVRQCRSSMSPGAEAKDFVLRKKAKLCAQVDNLHCTEVTQTCCGLKDVKQVKLEGQHISKDMICASVTDSAKGTKPIQALIAKNTGNKVTLTSHQTQSTDETVCAGETSAISYTQSVQTKPLLTDQATSKNPLQRIYKLPDGQCIPIDLQNSMVKIQVQPMTDSKTGENIMQQVLFLQKNLYIQCKEEKADAKASQQMQSNTGGQLCISNETNSIPPKSFAFLEKTFALTPSVHSTSMVHFKKHSSPAVVPETVISTPDINVSQSQCDKGTTKIPVLGTLQASLGQSGTCLPVQSDTAKAPQTKDIANHTLNLSPATTREPSESKQELRTVCIRDSQSILVRTRGGNTGVVKVQTNQDQTTNPNSVFSFTPQLQSFLVSKVKTLTSSTSTSVPPVLSLPPPGFYSSSEYSQISSESVSGGLNQVSGTNTKLSQRQTYNSDFISKVSDNLQPSNLLSSVPSTSSWLPSNSWGNMNAAVSTSNLCHDGSSRGRSGIMVSAADIKQPEQKISKISVVQPDSTTSRGELVNVPNLQRVKLVTSSVLTPGNATNMNVSATQTSCSSTPQKFVFFNTQVPTGLPSTTIAVQSTKQTVPSFVGKTHAKMSEQSQIILIPSTLGTPVKMSSTPIVSQVKDFKIGLTIGQTIVNTGHAAKNILPVHILQTTLTKGEQSVLKKTVVSDVTNLISGPENGGHIVGQNPNYDCTLNTAKWPAGYAAASSVNSVVAHTSSTDQNNSHVASNVPALPNRLSSTNISNTVAISTVKTGHLSSSVLLSTTQMAGQVKSTLSSFHIPVSPTFSTSCEPSNATTPISSASQPFSKDETINFPTQIYCKTLSTNVCTSQGLHTSSTTVTKPRSDSFFSQGSSVPLQIPSVLPSTQLCGQLNDSCFQQKIVINTSTPLAPGTQITINGTCFIVPPQGLGVGSHVVLISPCIKQGFPLVGNSRQTGHGLGINNATEQQITLNQNMPLAQDLNKSLTISKNMNSFGTTNLLPAVQASTLIRMSKDSAPVDGVPLEYPVYNCT; this is translated from the exons ATGCAGGTGGACAGACAATCGAATTTGCATTCGTCTCT gAACTTAAGAGAGAAAACATCAATAGCTGTGACATCTAAAGGACATTCTGAAGTAGAAGATGACAAAAGAGCACTCTGCACTTCTACTCGAAGAAGATGCATCACAAGGGGCTTAGCAAATTCAAACACTGCTGCTGCGGAATCTGTGATGGTGCAGGCCCAACGACAAGAGGAGTTTCTTAAATCTAAAGAGGAAAAAAG GCTCAGAGAACAAGAGCGACGGGAAGTGGAAGAGGCCTGCCAAAAAGAAGCGGAAGAGTGGGAAAGGAACTTGCTTGCCCTTTCCAAGCCCACCTCCATAAAAACCATGTGGGAAATACCAGCCATTGGTCACTTTCTTTGCTTAGCTCAACAAATTTTGAATCTGCCAGAAATTGTTTTCTATGAGTTGGAACGGTGTTTATTAATGCCTCAATGCAATGTTTTCCTGTCAAAAATAATGACTTCCTTATTAAGCACCCCACATCGCAGACCAACTTTACATCGTAGGCCTAACCTTCCATATAAGGAGTGGGAAAGAGCTCTCGGGCAAAGGATACAGCAGTGGTATACCATGATAGGTCAAGCGGAAAACCCAGATCATTGTGCTGAGAAACTTGGCCTCTGCTCTCAGTTTTTTATGGTACTTGGTGAAATCAATCCACTTGAAAAAACTGCATTTCATGAGCTGCCATTCTATCAAAAAGTTTGGCTGTTGAAGGGTCTGTGTGACTTTGTGTATGAAACTCAGAGCGAAGTCCAAGATGCTGTACTTGGCCAGCCTATTCATGAATGTAGAGAACTTATTTTAGGCTATGATTCTCAAGAAAATGCATACATTCACTTTCCTCAGTTTTGTGGTGCAGATGTCCGTGTGTATAAACAGAGACCATTTCGAGCCCCTGAATATCCAGTCCCGCCTGTTAAGGTGAAAAGAGCTCTCAAAAGTAGACTGGTGAGAGCAAAATGTAAGTTTTCTAATAAATGCAATGGAGACCTAAGGACTGCCAAAAAAGTGTTACCTGAAATCTATAAGGCGTGCTTTCAGAGCTGTGAGAGACAAGAACACTGCCATGAAAAACCTCAAGTTGAAAATTGCAGCAGCACAGTGCAAGATGCAAAGATAATTTGTGAGACAAAAGCCCATCTGCCATGCAACACTACAGAAACTGTATGTTTTAAGGAAAATGTGGAAAAGCCCATTAGTCCTGGAGAAGTAGTTGGTTATGGGGAACCGCTGAGTCCTGGAGAAATTCGAGttcttgaagatgttaataaataTGGAGAGGCAACAAGAGGCAAATCAGAATTTAGCCCTCTTAAAGAAAATGCGTTTAAAACTTGCCAGATTCATGTAAATAAGAACCACACTGATAGTCCTGATGTCATTTGTCATCAAGTAGCTATGGATAAAATTTTAGATAGTTCTTTACTTAACCACAAGAAATTAAAACTCGGCAGAATACgggccaaaaagaaaaaaaataagaaatttaaaGATGTAATAAATGACTACTTGCACGTTAAATGTGATAACCTGCAGTTGCACAAATTCAGATCCTTAAAAACTGAAATTCAAAGCAAGCTGTATTTTACAAAAAAGAGAGCAAAACATAAGAAacacaaatcag GAAAAAATACTGTATTCAAAAAAAcagttacaaagaaaaggaaaacaacTACAAACTCACCTACAGCCCCTGAATTCCag CTTGTGTGTACAAATCTTGACGAACTCAGGGAACTGATTAAGAAAATCGAAGGAGAGCTTAAAGTTTTGGAAACCAACAAAAAGAAATCG GAGAAATGGTATTTCAGAAGACAAGGTGTAAAAGAGTTGCACAGCACCTTAGTTCGTTTGCTAAATGAATTGCTGCCTTGGGAACCAAAGCTGCAGAAAGCTTTTCAAAAACACAG AGCTCGTCTTAAAAAAGATTTTGATGATTTTAAAAAGTTGCCAGAATATAGAAACTTTACCAGGGAACATGGTTCTTGTGAAGAATATGAAGCATCCAAATCACCAAGCTCCGCGACTAGCACACCTGCAATATGCCATCAAAATATTCTGAAAGACGATAAGCTTG ATACCCCTAAGCTTAAAGAGATGGATGCACATGAAAGGGACAAATTAACTAAAAATGAATCCTTGATAAGAGACTTATCCCCAGTGCGCCAGTGCAGATCATCCATGAGTCCAGGTGCTGAAGCAAAGGATTTTGTGCTAAGAAAGAAAGCCAAGTTATGTGCACAGGTGGATAACCTGCATTGCACTGAAGTAACACAAACATGTTGCGGCTTAAAAGACGTAAAACAAGTTAAATTAGAAGGTCAGCATATATCAAAAGACATGATCTGTGCTTCAGTTACAGATTCTGCTAAAGGAACCAAACCTATTCAGGCTTTGATTGCAAAAAACACTGGGAACAAAGTGACCTTAACCAGCCATCAGACGCAGTCCACAGATGAGACAGTATGTGCTGGAGAAACATCAGCAATATCCTATACTCAGTCAGTTCAGACAAAGCCTTTGCTGACTGACCAGGCAACTTCCAAAAATCCATTACAAAGGATTTATAAGTTGCCAGATGGCCAGTGTATCCCAATTGACCTACAAAATTCCATGGTAAAGATTCAGGTTCAGCCTATGACAGATTCTAAAACTGgggaaaatataatgcagcaggttctatttttgcaaaaaaacctgTATATTCAGTGCAAAGAAGAAAAGGCCGATGCGAAAGCAAGTCAACAAATGCAATCAAACACCGGAGGACAGCTCTGTATATCAAATGAAAcaaattccatacctcccaagaGTTTTGcttttctagagaaaacattTGCACTGACACCATCTGTTCACAGCACAAGTATggtgcattttaaaaaacattcaagTCCTGCTGTAGTTCCAGAGACTGTAATATCCACGCCTGATATAAATGTTTCTCAGTCACAGTGTGACAAGGGCACTACTAAGATTCCTGTTCTGGGTACTCTTCAAGCATCACTAGGCCAGTCTGGAACATGTCTTCCTGTTCAGTCTGACACGGCAAAAGCACCCCAAACTAAGGACATTGCCAATCACACACTAAACCTGTCACCTGCAACAACTAGGGAACCATCTGAATCAAAGCAAGAACTGAGAACCGTGTGCATTAGAGATTCTCAGTCAATCCTTGTACGTACACGAGGTGGTAACACTGGTGTTGTAAAAGTACAAACAAACCAAGATCAGACCACTAATCCAAACTCAGTTTTCTCATTCACACCACAGCTTCAGTCATTTTTGGTGTCAAAGGTCAAAACATTAACTTCATCCACATCAACCTCTGTACCACCAGTTTTATCTTTACCGCCACCCGGCTTTTACTCATCTTCTGAATACTCACAGATATCTTCAGAATCTGTTTCTGGAGGTCTAAACCAGGTATCTGGAACTAACACTAAGCTGTCTCAAAGACAAACTTACAACAGTGATTTTATATCTAAGGTGTCAGATAATCTACAGCCTTCTAACCTGCTCTCCTCTGTTCCATCAACAAGCTCTTGGCTTCCATCAAATTCATGGGGTAATATGAATGCTGCTGTGTCTACTAGTAATTTATGCCATGATGGTTCATCACGTGGACGAAGTGGCATTATGGTCTCTGCAGCAGACATAAAACAGCCTGAACAAAAGATAAGCAAAATATCTGTGGTACAACCAGATAGTACCACATCAAGAGGTGAACTGGTAAATGTGCCAAACCTTCAAAGGGTGAAGTTAGTTACATCTTCTGTTCTTACACCTGGAAATGCAACAAACATGAATGTTTCAGCAACACAAACATCTTGTTCAAGCACCCCCCAAAAGTTTGTATTCTTTAATACACAAGTTCCAACAGGTTTACCTAGTACCACCATAGCAGTGCAGTCCACAAAACAAACAGTGCCATCTTTTGTTGGAAAGACACATGCGAAAATGTCTGAGCAatctcaaattattttaattcctTCCACATTAGGCACACCTGTGAAAATGAGTTCTACGCCAATAGTGTCTCAAGTTAAAGATTTTAAAATTGGACTAACAATAGGTCAGACTATTGTAAATACTGGCCATGCTGCAAAAAATATCTTACCAGTGCACATATTGCAAACAACATTAACCAAGGGTGAGCAGAGTGTCCTTAAAAAAACTGTTGTCTCAGATGTAACTAATTTGATTTCAGGTCCTGAAAATGGTGGCCATATTGTTGGTCAGAATCCTAATTATGattgcacattaaatacagcaAAATGGCCTGCAGGATATGCTGCTGCCTCTTCTGTTAATTCTGTTGTAGCACACACCAGTTCCACAGATCAGAATAACAGTCATGTGGCAAGTAATGTGCCAGCTCTGCCAAATAGATTGTCCTCCACAAATATAAGCAACACTGTAGCTATATCCACAGTAAAAACAGGACATCTCTCTTCTTCTGTTTTACTGTCAACAACACAAATGGCTGGTCAGGTGAAGAGCACATTGTcatcttttcatattccagtttcaccAACATTTTCTACTTCTTGTGAGCCTTCAAATGCAACAACTCCAATAAGTTCTGCGAGTCAACCATTTTCTAAAGACGAAACGATTAATTTTCCAacacaaatatattgtaaaacaCTGTCAACAAATGTCTGTACATCACAAGGTTTACATACTTCTTCAACCACAGTGACTAAACCAAGGTCTGATTCCTTCTTTTCTCAAGGTTCCTCTGTTCCTTTACAGATACCCTCAGTACTTCCTTCCACCCAACTGTGTGGACAGTTAAATGACTCTTGCTTTCAACAGAAGATCGTTATCAATACCAGCACACCACTGGCACCTGGAACCCAGATCACAATTAACGGCACATGCTTTATTGTGCCACCTCAGGGTCTTGGTGTTGGAAGTCACGTCGTTCTAATATCTCCCTGTATAAAACAAGGGTTTCCTTTAGTTGGTAATAGTAGGCAGACAGGCCATGGCCTGGGTATTAACAATGCCACAGAACAGCAAATTACCCTAAATCAAAATATGCCTTTAGCACAAGACCTTAACAAGTCACTTACTATCTCTAAAAACATGAATTCATTTGGCACTACAAACCTGTTACCTGCTGTACAGGCTTCAACTCTAATTAGGATGTCTAAAGATAGTGCTCCAGTGGATGGGGTTCCACTAGAGTACCCAGTTTACAACTGCACTTAG